The following are encoded together in the Deltaproteobacteria bacterium genome:
- a CDS encoding TIGR02147 family protein encodes MTVFKFTDYKDFVLKKLSLLPNKGHGQFSKIAKALNIHTSLVSQIFQGDKNLSFEQACDLCSFFGFTELESDYLVALVLKARAGSIKARLKCDRDLAQLKEKSQSLKNRISKDITLSDADNAMFFSHWYYSAIKIIVSIPGKSIPEQIAREFNISLVQVNKVLEFLVQAGLLHHDGKKYSQGPSKLHLDTDSPFVSRHHLNWRVKAIEKIGQFKDDDFCFTMPANISLKDAKKIRQSLIELVSQSVSTIDNSKVEAMYCLNIDWFKMTSD; translated from the coding sequence ATGACGGTTTTTAAATTCACTGACTATAAAGATTTTGTGCTAAAAAAGTTATCTTTATTGCCCAATAAGGGGCATGGGCAATTTAGCAAGATTGCCAAAGCTTTAAACATCCATACAAGCTTGGTCAGTCAAATATTTCAAGGGGATAAAAATCTTAGCTTTGAGCAGGCATGTGATCTGTGCAGTTTTTTTGGTTTTACCGAATTAGAATCGGATTACCTTGTGGCCTTGGTTTTAAAAGCGCGAGCCGGTTCTATCAAAGCTAGATTGAAGTGCGATCGTGATTTGGCCCAACTCAAAGAAAAATCCCAATCATTAAAAAACCGCATCAGTAAAGACATTACACTTTCAGATGCAGATAATGCGATGTTTTTTTCTCACTGGTATTACTCTGCTATAAAAATTATTGTATCTATTCCAGGAAAATCAATTCCAGAGCAAATTGCACGTGAATTCAATATCTCGTTAGTTCAAGTTAATAAAGTATTAGAATTTCTAGTTCAAGCAGGGTTACTTCATCATGATGGAAAAAAGTATAGCCAAGGACCTTCTAAATTACATCTTGATACTGATTCACCGTTTGTAAGTCGACATCACTTAAATTGGAGAGTCAAAGCCATCGAAAAAATAGGTCAATTCAAGGACGATGATTTCTGTTTTACGATGCCAGCGAATATTTCTTTAAAAGATGCAAAAAAAATAAGACAATCCTTAATTGAATTGGTTTCTCAATCTGTGAGTACAATTGATAATTCTAAAGTCGAGGCAATGTATTGTTTAAATATCGACTGGTTTAAAATGACTTCTGATTGA